CCGACGCGTGCGTCGAAGGAACGGCGGCTCGAGCACAAGTCGCGCCGCAGCGCGGTGAAGTCGGGAAGAGGGAGGGTGGACGACTGACGAGCGGATGGCCGGAGGGTCGGACATCCGGCGGGCATGGCAGGCGAACGTCCGCCGCCGCGCCGGTTAGCGCATCACGGTCCCCGCGCTGTCGAGCACGAAGTCGACGCAGAACACCACGAGCCGGCTCTGCGCGCGGATCGCGACGGCGGCCGTATAGCAGTCGCGGCCTTCCGTCAGCGAGAAGTGCGGGCCCATCAGCGCGACGCGTCCGGGCGCGGCGATCGCGCGCTGGAAGTACGGGCGCCGCGACCAGTTGCTGTGGGTTTCCGGGAAGAGCGGCGCGAGGCGGGTGGCGCCCGCCTGGCCGTCGTCGGGGCGTGCGCCGATCGACGGCAGAAACTGCTCGCCGATCTCGTCGGTGACGAACACGCGGCGCGCGGCCGGCACCGCGAACACGCGTTGCGCGGCGTCCTGCAGGTTGCCGCTCGCGGAAAATGCGGCCGCGCCGGTGAGCACGAGCCGCTCGATCGCGTCGAAGCCCGGCTGCTCGGCGGCGACGGGCGTGTGCCGGCGGGCGATGAAGCGCTGCCACGCGGCGTCGAGCATCGCGGGCGCTGCCGCGCTCGCGTGCGCGATCGACGTATCGGGCTGGCCGAACTGGAAGCCCTGTACGAAATCGATGTCGGCTTCCATCAGCACCTGCAGCGCGTCGTCGCTTTCGACGCCCTCGGCAAGCACCATCGCGCCGGCCTGGTGCAGCATCGACACGAGGTGATGCATGATGCGGCGATCGTCGGTCGACCCGGTCGAGCGCTCGACGAGCGAGCGATCGAGCTTGACGATGTCGGGCCGTGCGCGCCACACGCGGTCGAAGTTCGAGAATCCCGTGCCGAAATCGTCGATCGCGATCAGGAAGTCGCGATGCTGGATCATGTCGATCGTGCGGGCGAGCGCGGCTTCGTCGCGCGACGGCTGTTCGACGACTTCCAGCACGATGCGGTTCGGCGGCAGCGCGAAATGCCGGCACAGCGCCTCGACGAACTCGCGCTGCACGAGGCCCGAATCGAGCACACGTGGCGTCACGTTCAGGAACAGCCAGCCGTCGCCGATACCTTGGGTGACGAAGTTGGCCGTGTGCAGGCAGCGCGCGAGCCGGTCGAGCAGCAGCGCGTCGGCGTCGCCGCGCGTCTTGTCGAAGAGGGCAGTGGGCGAGACCAGCGTGCCGTTCGCGTCGACGACGCGCAGCAGCGCCTCATAACCGACGACGCGCTTGTGTGTGATCGACAGCACGGGCTGGAACACGCTGCGCAGCGTCGTGGTGCGATAGGTGGCGAACCAGCCGCTGGGCGTCGGCGTAAGGCGTTCGAGCAGGGAGTCGAGCGACAGGTCGCGGGCGGGCTTCATGTCAGCGGTGCCCGGAGGCGAACGGCGGGGCGGTAGCGTGCCGCCACACTGAAGCAGCCGCACGCGCAGGCGGACGCGAAAGAACGTGAGGCATCGTGACCGCCTTCTGCGGGTAAGTGTTCGGAGTGTAACGGGAATACGGCGGCACGCGTATCAGGGAAACTCCAGACGCACCGGGTACGCGATGCGGCCACGGCCGTGCGTCGCGGCCGCATCGCGTGCGGCGGTGGTGCGGAAATCCCGGCGGCCGGCACAGCCGCGTGCGAGCATCGCCGTCAGACGAATGCCGGCGCGCCGGTGAACACGCGGTGCCCGGCCGTCGGCGATCACCGCACGACGGCCGGCGGCGCGTGCGTCCGGCGCCTCAGGTCGCTTCGCCGCTGCGCGTCCGGAGACCGGGAATCCGCTTGATCACGCCGGTCGCGAGCGCGGTGCCGACGAGCACGATCGCGCAGCCTTCGATCATCACGGCCGACACGTGTTCGCCGAGGAACAGCGCGCCCCACAGCAGGCCGAACACGGGGATCACGAACGTCACGGTAATCGCACGGGCAGGGCCGATATGCGCGATCAGGTAGAAGAAGATGAAATACGCGATGCCCGTGCATGCGATGCCGAGGGCGAGCACCGAGCCCCACGCGTGCGCGCTGACCGGTGCGGCCGGCCAGGTGGCGATCGCGAACGGCAGCAGCAGGACGGTCGAGCCGATCATGCTGCCGGCCGCGTTGACGAGCGGATCGACGCCGCTGAGCTTGCGCTTCGTGTAATTGGCCGCGATGCCGTACAGCAGCGTCGCGCCGAGCGCCGCGGCGGCGGCGAGCGCGGTCGCGCTGGCGCCCGTGTCGCCGTGCGCATTCGCGATCTGGTTCCATACCAGCGTGAGCACGCCGGCAAAACCGATCACGAGGCCGAGCGCGCGCGGCAGCGACAGCTTGTCCTTCAGCCACAGATAGGCCACGAGCGCGCCCCAGAGCGGCGTCGTCGCGTTGATTACCGACGTCACGCCGGCCGACAGCGTCAGTTCGGCGAACGCGAACAGGCAGAACGGCACGCCCGAGTTCAGCGCGCCGACGACGAACAACGGCCACGCATGACGGCGCAGCCGGGCGCCGAGATCGGCGGGTTTGAAGCGCGTCAGCGCGAAGCCCGTGAGAAACAGCGCGCCGATGCCCACGCGCAGCGCCATCAGCGGCGCGACGCCGAAATCGACGACGCCGATCCGGATAAACAGGAACGACGCGCCCCACAGGGCGGCGAGCACGGTCAGCAGAATGGCGTTCTTGGGCGACATCGATCGTGAGGGCGGGGGACGGGATGCGGTGCATCTTACACCGCGTTACCGCGCCGTCGTTTCACGATTCGATGAAACGACAAGAAACGGGAGTTTCGCCGGTTGCAGGCGCCGGACGGCTGGCTGTCGGCGTTGCCCGATCAGTGATGGCGCCGGCCGCCGCGTCCGCCGAAGCCGAAATTGAGCGATAGCGCCGGTCCCCAATAGCCGCCCCACGCTGGCGCATAGGCAGGCGCCGGATAGTAGTAGACGGGGCCCGGATCGGCGTACACGGGTGCAGGCTGCACCGGTGCCGCCGTGTAATAGCCGCCAGGATAGTAGCCGTACGGGTAGTAGCAGCCGGCGAGCGTCGTGCAGGCGAGCGCTGCGGCGACGAGGGTCCTGTTCATGATGTGTCTCCGGCGGAGCCGGCAATCGGCAGATGCTTAAGCTTAGGTCGCGCGCCGATGACACTGTGTGCAAAACGGTAACGGATCATTTCCGGGCCGATGCCGCGCGCATCGCGGCGCCGCATGCGAAAACGGCGCTTCCGCACCGCGGAAACGCCGTCTGGCCGACTGTCGCGGCGTGCCTGGCCGGCTTACTTGCCGACCTGGTTGCCGATGATGCCGCCGGCCGCCGCGCCGCCCAGCGTCGACAGCGCACTGCCGCCGATCGCCGCGCCGGCGACGCCGCCGACACCCGCGCCGATGGCCGTGTCGCGCTGGCGCCTCGTCATCGAATCGCAGGCCGACAGGCTGGTAACCGTCGCGACGAGGAGAGCACATACCCCAATACGCCGAATCGAATTCATGATCGTAGTCCTTGTGGTAGTGAACGGAGGACGCGCGACCGGCTGGCGGCCACGCATGCCCCCAATCTACGCGCCGCCCCGCGACGCTGCTGTAAGGACTTGTTAAGGCGCGCGCGGTTTCGTAATCAATTGTTTCCCGTGTGCCGGCAGGCACGCGACCTGCGCAAAAAAGCCCGCTCGAAAGCGGGCTTCGTGCATCGCGATGCGTTTCCGGTTGCGTTTCCGGTGCGGATCGCCGCGTGCGCTTATTGACGGTGATAGATCTCGGCGCCGGTCTTGACGAACTCGACCGCCTTGACTTCCATCCCCTTTTTCAGCGCTTCGGTTTCCGACACGCCCTGCTGCGCCGCGAATTCGCGCACGTCCTGCGTGATCTTCATCGAGCAGAAGTGCGGGCCGCACATCGAGCAGAAGTGCGCGACCTTCGCCGAATCCTTCGGCAGCGTCTCGTCGTGGAATTCGCGCGCCTTGTCCGGATCGAGACCGATGTTGAACTGGTCTTCCCAGCGGAACTCGAAGCGCGCCTTCGACAACGCGTTGTCGCGCACCTGCGCGCCCGGATGACCCTTGGCGAGATCGGCGGCGTGCGCGGCGAGCTTGTACGTGATGATGCCTTCCTTCACGTCGTCCTTGTTCGGCAGGCCGAGGTGTTCCTTCGGCGTCACGTAGCACAGCATCGCGGTGCCGAACCAGCCGATCATCGCGGCGCCGATG
The nucleotide sequence above comes from Burkholderia pyrrocinia. Encoded proteins:
- a CDS encoding glycine zipper 2TM domain-containing protein encodes the protein MNSIRRIGVCALLVATVTSLSACDSMTRRQRDTAIGAGVGGVAGAAIGGSALSTLGGAAAGGIIGNQVGK
- a CDS encoding EAL domain-containing protein, with the protein product MKPARDLSLDSLLERLTPTPSGWFATYRTTTLRSVFQPVLSITHKRVVGYEALLRVVDANGTLVSPTALFDKTRGDADALLLDRLARCLHTANFVTQGIGDGWLFLNVTPRVLDSGLVQREFVEALCRHFALPPNRIVLEVVEQPSRDEAALARTIDMIQHRDFLIAIDDFGTGFSNFDRVWRARPDIVKLDRSLVERSTGSTDDRRIMHHLVSMLHQAGAMVLAEGVESDDALQVLMEADIDFVQGFQFGQPDTSIAHASAAAPAMLDAAWQRFIARRHTPVAAEQPGFDAIERLVLTGAAAFSASGNLQDAAQRVFAVPAARRVFVTDEIGEQFLPSIGARPDDGQAGATRLAPLFPETHSNWSRRPYFQRAIAAPGRVALMGPHFSLTEGRDCYTAAVAIRAQSRLVVFCVDFVLDSAGTVMR
- a CDS encoding DMT family transporter, producing MSPKNAILLTVLAALWGASFLFIRIGVVDFGVAPLMALRVGIGALFLTGFALTRFKPADLGARLRRHAWPLFVVGALNSGVPFCLFAFAELTLSAGVTSVINATTPLWGALVAYLWLKDKLSLPRALGLVIGFAGVLTLVWNQIANAHGDTGASATALAAAAALGATLLYGIAANYTKRKLSGVDPLVNAAGSMIGSTVLLLPFAIATWPAAPVSAHAWGSVLALGIACTGIAYFIFFYLIAHIGPARAITVTFVIPVFGLLWGALFLGEHVSAVMIEGCAIVLVGTALATGVIKRIPGLRTRSGEAT